Below is a window of Musa acuminata AAA Group cultivar baxijiao chromosome BXJ3-11, Cavendish_Baxijiao_AAA, whole genome shotgun sequence DNA.
ACCAGTTCAAGAGCTGAAAATATATCACATTTCCAAGACTTTACACCAGATTTTCTCATTTGCAGAAATCCAACAGAAATACTTCACTGCAAAGAGAGAACAAAATCCTCCGAGCAAAGAAAGACCGGTGACAAATCGAAATTCGCTATGATACACAGACAACCAGCCCCAACAAAAGGAAAAATAACAGCAAATTATTAGTTCGATAAACAAAGAATTACAAACCCAAGATTCATCGATAAATTGCTCAACCGTGGAGCAGAGCAGTTCATGGAACAACAACACAAACAATTACGTCCATCGACGATCTGCAAGGAGGAGAaatttgcaaaagctaatatgacTACAAGTTACTAAGCCATAAATATCTGAAAAAGAGCAAGTTTAAAAGCGACATGACAGTCTAAACATCAAAGTATCCATTCATGAGTTCTCAAAACTAATACAAACTGCACATTCTATACATGCAACCAAGTCTTGAGTAGCGCACTCCACATATAAATATCTATCCAATATATATAACAAGGAAAAAAATTTACATATCGAGATAAGGGAAGACCACCCTAAGCCAAATTCAAGGTTCTTTTTATTCTCGGAAATCTAATCTGCTGCTGTTGCCGCGACTCCACCATTTTAAGGAAATGATCAAACATGGTGTCTCCACCATTTCATTTCAGCAGAACCAGCTAAATCCATCTTGCTTTGTTCCCCCATGCAAGGCATCAGAGTAATCCATTCCAAGCATGTTGAAGCCAGACCTAATCCTGATACCCCCACTAGCTTCAATGGGATGGCCACTTGGTTCTTGTTCGATTGGCAGCGATCGCTCTACCACACCACTGACCTCTTCGAATAGACTGCGATCAAAGAAGCTGTCTTCCATCTGAAGAGAATTTGATCCTTCCAACATGGTCACATCTCCTGAGCTGGAGTTCTTACTAGCATTGATACTGATATCATAGAAGTTCGTTAACTCATTAATCAATTTTTGCCCATCAGAAGGAATACCGAGTTCAGATATCTTGACTGGATTAACTGAAGGCTTGTTGCCAAGCACCTGGAAGCCATTGCTCATCATCCCAATACCTGTAGGAAGAGTGTTATGATACTTACAGACAGAACGGTGACTGTTCCTGGCATTCCTGTCAAGAAATCCATTGCGGAAATCGTTGTGTGGGCATAGCGCATTATCGCAGGTATAGATCCGCTGGTTCATCATCAGTTCAGACTCCCTGGAAGTTCTTTTCTGAATGAACCCTACATCTTTCTCTCCCTTCATCGGAGCAGATCTAATAAGCATCACATCCCCTGTACAAGCTCTTAAATTAAAGGCATTAGCAGCACGAGCCAGCTTGTAGTTTGCCACACCCTCACCTTTAACTTTGTAAATGCCTGTGTGATCATACTCGCTGCTGTTGTTGTCGAAGGAGATGGCTCCTGAGACACCACGGCCAGCGGATTGGGGTGCGCATGCATCTGTGTGCAGCTTCATGTACATGTCCTCCTCCTGCTTGATGACAGCAAGCCATGTTGTGCTCTCCTTGGCAGTCATCTTGTCTTGGAGGCACTTGGACTGCCGAACAAGCCTACGGATCCTCTCAATGTCAGGAGACATGTGCTTGATTACCACCATCAAGACCGCAACCTTCCAAGACTTCTTCAGATCATGTGGCTTCTTGTACGGCGGTAGGCCATGTTCCATAGGGATGTCCAGTTTGCGCCACCACTCCTCTCTCCCAGTAGGCCACCATGGGGGCGGGATTCCTTTCTCAAGGGGAAACCGCCGCTGTGGTGGATCACAGTGCTGCATAAGAGCAGACAAGAGAGAACCCAACGTTGTGTCCTGAAGCTCCATCAATGAATGAGGACCCACAGTCTCCGTGTTGACATCACTGTTAGATCCAGGTACAGCATTATCAACCTGGTACTTGGCTATAGCAGCAGGCCCGTTCTGATCAAACCTGACCTTGTCTTTCCACCAACCTCTGAGGTTATCGGAAGCACCACTGACGGGCTTGCCCTTCTCCGGAATTATACCATAGACGAAGCCCTGAGCCTTGCACACCTCCATCATCTTCAGCATGTACTTGAGAATCCCATCTTGTGCCTGAGACATCTTCTTCTGGCAGGCCTGTTTCTGTGACTGCTGTCTTGCTGCATCAGTCTGCACCTTGTTCTTGCTCTGTTGCTTCTCCTTCAAGCGTTTCAGCCGCAGCTGGTCTCTCCACATGCGCCATTCAAGTTCTTCTATATCAATATCATCATCACTATGTTCATCACCAGCCTCAGCAAATTGTTCTGGTGGCAGGTCAACCGGATCTCCCTCTCCCATTATGTGTTCGCCCGCTGAAACCTGGTGGAAGCCACCGTAACCAACATTCCTCTCACCCTGCACATAATTTGAGCCACCAGGACACACCATGTCTTCAACTAATAGCACCCCCATCATCACAAGCAGCACAAGAACGCAAGTTTGTATTCCCTGGATAGGAACAGATGCAGCACCAAAGCATTAGAAAACATGCACTGTGTCTCACAAGTTCGGAACCCAAAAGACAATTAGTGTGCAGGATATACGGAAGAAGAAATATACAACAAGAACAACCAACAGACGTATTTTCCATCTCCATTATTACATTCAACAAGCATGCAATAAATTCAATGTaagaaatcatggaaagcatatcCATCAAGGAAAGGATCTGCTCAACAAATAGGAAGATATTTGATGCATTTAGTGGAGTGGTTACCAAGTCGTCTTTCACAAGGGCGTATGTGATACTAATTGCCTTTCTCTTAGTTATATAGATCACTGGAAACGTGTTCAAGAAGAACATGTGTCAACATAAATACAAGCATTTACAAAGCAGCACGCAATAAAATGATTTAGAAGCTGATTCACATACAGAACAGAAATTTTGAATCAGGCATCGTGCTTGCTAAGAACAGAAGAATGGTGTCCTGAGTACCTACCAAAAGATACTACACAATCACATTCAAAGAATGGTTCCAaatgaaaagggaagaaaaatGATCTTTTTCGTTCTGTATTTGGAAAGTATGAGCAGAAGAATTACTCAGAACAGCATACCGTCTCAGAGAGATGAAGCTTATCGATTAAAGATGAATGAGAAATCATGCAATCAAAACGAAAGTGAACTCCCCCATTTCGTCTTTGCGCCCAGACAAAGAGGACGAGAAGATCCGACGCCAAAATTTCGTCTTTGCGCGCTTCAGCTCGTCACCGAAAGTGAAACCGAAGGCCGAATCAAAACGAACGCAGCACACTCTCCCGAGGATGTACAGAGTGAACGCCGATTCGGCGTCTTTCTCCACCAACGGCAAGATGATGAGCGAAACCGCCCAAAAATTGATTCTTTTTTCTCACACGCGACAACAATAACCACAAAAGCAAGCGATACTTGGACGACGAACCGAAGCTTGTTCGAGATCAGAATCAACAAAAGGTGATTCTTTCTCGACTAATGCCTAATACAAGCGCCGTCTTCCTCTCCCTCTGCACCGACGACATAGCCAACCTCCGAAACCCGCAGCCGCCAGTCCACCAAAAACTCCAGTGAAGCTACAAAGGCAataggaagagaagaaaagaaacaagCGACCGAAACCGAGTGGAAACGACGCAGAGATCCACCAGAACAGAAACTGAGCACAGAGCATCAAAGGAGGCAACTTTAGGCGCCTAGGTGATGAAACAATCGCTCCTTTTTGCCTTCTCTCCACTGTTACAGTCCCGGTTCCGCGACTACCGCCGCCCCTGGCAGCGCTGAGACGGCGTGCACGCGTCCATCCCTCAGAAGACCAGCCTTCGCAGACACGggagaagagaaaaagagagagtaaTGGAATCGGACGAGGAGTCGGTCGGTACTCTCTTCCGCATCAGTAGATGTGCTCTCACCATCCGTTATTGTATGTCGCTCCCTTTCGCCACCGTAGTGCGGTCGCGTGTCAGCGACACGTGATGTCACATAAAGTTACAAGTATACCCAACGGGAACATCTAAAATTACAAAATTAGAATATCCCCAAATAGAAAATTAGAATGATCGATTCAACGAGGACCGATAAATTTTCACACCAAATTCTTTTATCACCGGTTTTAATACAtcctataatttttattttcataacatTTTTATTGTAAGAATGCTTGGTTTAAAAGTCAAAATAGTGGAGATGACACCACTAGAAATTCAGTACCATAGATTACTATTTCTATTTTTCTAttacttttaaatatttttatattatttatttacaaATGAATGTAAATATTAGCAACAAtgacaaagataaaaaaataaaattaataacaaaaatattataaatagtaaaaaaaatattttattattttaaaaatttatcaatAGTAAAAAATGATCAATAGCTAAAAACTCCCCACATGcttaaataaaaaattttgatctttttggaataacaaaataaaaaaaaaaattcatcaagaATTATGTTTTGGAATATTCAGCATAGGATTTTTTAACGATTAAATTCACGCCCGTAAGTGTTTGGTCTTAACCATCATTGGTCTTCCATCGGGTCCACAAGTGGATCCCATCATCAATATCTCCATGGATGGTGATCATGTTCGTCGTGACTTTGTCGATGGATTGTGTGCGATATATGCTATCATGAGCCTCGATGCGAATGGTAgtttattagttttttttttggatatacccctaatcaaatttataattatgaaatagaTAACACATGATAGTTTAATCAAAAAAGTGAGATGAAAGGATCTAATCAATATTTATGTCAATCCAAGATGACACTTGGAATAATATTCTTAAAATGATGTTACATGAAATATTTCTCTCGATAAACTtgctataaaatattatcttagaCAATAATCGAGGTCAGTTACTCTTTAATCACTAATGTTAGTGTTGGAGGGGCTACATTGATCTTTATACAGACTCTCGAGAAACATTCAAGTCACCTTATCAATCACATTAGATTTCTTGTCTACACAATTCAAATCGAGTTAAGCTGATTCGAAAATTTTCATTCATCAAATGATACATTACCACATGTAGTTTTATCTTAAGATTGTGGAATGGGATAAGaacattaattttttattcaaattaATCTTAAATCTGATTAGAAGTAATCAAttctgattttaaattagttggaTATAGATCCGATTCTCAGAAAAATTCAACACGTTGCAATCGCCATTTAACATTAAGA
It encodes the following:
- the LOC135652080 gene encoding protein ETHYLENE-INSENSITIVE 3-like 1a isoform X1 — protein: MPDSKFLFLIYITKRKAISITYALVKDDLGIQTCVLVLLVMMGVLLVEDMVCPGGSNYVQGERNVGYGGFHQVSAGEHIMGEGDPVDLPPEQFAEAGDEHSDDDIDIEELEWRMWRDQLRLKRLKEKQQSKNKVQTDAARQQSQKQACQKKMSQAQDGILKYMLKMMEVCKAQGFVYGIIPEKGKPVSGASDNLRGWWKDKVRFDQNGPAAIAKYQVDNAVPGSNSDVNTETVGPHSLMELQDTTLGSLLSALMQHCDPPQRRFPLEKGIPPPWWPTGREEWWRKLDIPMEHGLPPYKKPHDLKKSWKVAVLMVVIKHMSPDIERIRRLVRQSKCLQDKMTAKESTTWLAVIKQEEDMYMKLHTDACAPQSAGRGVSGAISFDNNSSEYDHTGIYKVKGEGVANYKLARAANAFNLRACTGDVMLIRSAPMKGEKDVGFIQKRTSRESELMMNQRIYTCDNALCPHNDFRNGFLDRNARNSHRSVCKYHNTLPTGIGMMSNGFQVLGNKPSVNPVKISELGIPSDGQKLINELTNFYDISINASKNSSSGDVTMLEGSNSLQMEDSFFDRSLFEEVSGVVERSLPIEQEPSGHPIEASGGIRIRSGFNMLGMDYSDALHGGTKQDGFSWFC
- the LOC135652080 gene encoding protein ETHYLENE-INSENSITIVE 3-like 1a isoform X2; its protein translation is MISHSSLIDKLHLSETGIQTCVLVLLVMMGVLLVEDMVCPGGSNYVQGERNVGYGGFHQVSAGEHIMGEGDPVDLPPEQFAEAGDEHSDDDIDIEELEWRMWRDQLRLKRLKEKQQSKNKVQTDAARQQSQKQACQKKMSQAQDGILKYMLKMMEVCKAQGFVYGIIPEKGKPVSGASDNLRGWWKDKVRFDQNGPAAIAKYQVDNAVPGSNSDVNTETVGPHSLMELQDTTLGSLLSALMQHCDPPQRRFPLEKGIPPPWWPTGREEWWRKLDIPMEHGLPPYKKPHDLKKSWKVAVLMVVIKHMSPDIERIRRLVRQSKCLQDKMTAKESTTWLAVIKQEEDMYMKLHTDACAPQSAGRGVSGAISFDNNSSEYDHTGIYKVKGEGVANYKLARAANAFNLRACTGDVMLIRSAPMKGEKDVGFIQKRTSRESELMMNQRIYTCDNALCPHNDFRNGFLDRNARNSHRSVCKYHNTLPTGIGMMSNGFQVLGNKPSVNPVKISELGIPSDGQKLINELTNFYDISINASKNSSSGDVTMLEGSNSLQMEDSFFDRSLFEEVSGVVERSLPIEQEPSGHPIEASGGIRIRSGFNMLGMDYSDALHGGTKQDGFSWFC